The sequence AACGTCCAGCTTTCTTTGAGGGATGTGTACAGTTTTGGTGGATGATTGTCCGGCAGTGTTTACTACAGCAGCCAGAGGCGAAAGGGAGACCGGTGTGTGAAAGAAGCTGTGCTGGGGGACCCCGCTCCCTTTAGGGGTGGCCATCAGGGGCTAGAAAACAGACAATAATTAGTTAGACTAATATTTCTTAACCAAATTAGTATATTCATTTCATTGATCTTATATGAACACTAAATCCTATCACCTCAATAATAAAACACTTGTTTCAGGTCTAATCAGACAATCAGAAGCACCTCTCTCAAACTGTTAAATCAGTGAGACAACTGAAACTAACTCAAAAACACCGCCAAGAAAACTGATGACATGCATGTAAATCCATGTGTGCCATGAAGTCTGAAAACAGAACAGATTAAGTCTGGTTTAGAGGCCCACGCTGTTTGTTTATACCTGCTGTACACCGATCAGGGCCACTTGATGTGGGGATACAGTCTGCTGAATGTGCACAGGGGACAGAGGTTTGATGAAAACCATGGCCCTCTGCTGCAGAGTCAGGGGGCTCGGCAATGGACTGGTCAGGGTGTTGGCACGCTCTGGAGTCTGAGGTGTAGCAAATGCACTTCCTGGGCTGGAGCTGGAGATCAGACCGAGGTTCTGCAGGGTGAAGTTTAAGATGGCAGGACTGGGACTGTTGAGGCGGTGGGCTTGCTGGGTGGCCTGTGGAGAGGCTGCGTTAGCGGGTCTTTGAAGCCGAAGGTTGGTGGGCGTAATCTCCTGGGCTGGGGCAGGTCTGGAGCCTGTAGACAGAGTAAAAGTCAGTTCTGTTGTTTGGATGTTGTTTATGCAATCTTTACTGTGCTGCACACAATGATAACTGGAGACCTAACATTTTCTTGACAGTTTAAGTATAAAATCTATGTACAGTCAGAGCTCGAGCAgcacatttaataaaatatttacctGCAGTTGGTGTTTGGTAGATGTTGGGAGGTGAGATCTTGTTGCTTTCTGCTCCTGAACTTTGAACTTCCTTGTAGCTGATGAGGGACTGCTGGGAGATTGGGATCAAGTATCCAGCTGGGATTAAAGTCTGGATAGGTAGAgtagaacaaaagaaaatcaacaaatGAACACCTACTAACAGATCATCCTCTGATCCTTGAAGTTCTTTTAGCACTTCTACCTCAGCATGAAGCTGTCTGGGTGTGAGGGGAACAGCCCTGACCGGTGTTAATCCCGCCTCGCTGTCAGAATTTGCCACCTTCTCTTCTCTGTCCAGTAGGAGTTCCAAACTCTGCTCTAATGTCTGATTGGCTACAGCCCCGCCGGGGGTGTTGACAAACTCTGGGTCCAGGTGGAGGGCGCGAGGCGAGGGCCGACTGGTGAGCTGACCGACACGACGGGCCTTTAGGCGGGCCTGCAGGATCTCACAGAGCTTTGGCGAGGTGTCCTAGGAGGTGAACAAAGACAGGCGCTGAGAAATGAACAGTGCGGGGTGATACAGTTACATAGTTCTGTGTTGGTTATTACCAGATTATTACATAAATGGCACATTTAAGTTTTCTCACCTTAAAGGTGGGGTCAGACCTCTTAGCTTTAGAGGGGCTGCCCTCGGATGCCAACTCTGAACGCAGCCTTTTGACCCCCGAGGGACTTGCATCGGCAGCTGTGTGGCTCTTAGCTGCCGACTGGCCATTTGGGCTCTGCCCAGTCTTATCTTCAAAAGTCATAGAGCGCACTGCCAGGCTAGTTGGCTGCGGCCTGGCCAGAGGGTTTGACCTGAGCGAAGAAGGGTTCAAATACACGGCGTAGGGCCCGCTCCCTCGCTGCTGAGGTAACAGTACAGGGATCAGGGGCGAACACTGCGCGGGGATGTAGGCAACAGACCCTGATGGCTGTGCTGCCAGCAGGGCGTGTGGGATCGGGTTGGCAGTAGTATTGACTGCCTGCTCCTGAGTTGGAGGTTGTAACGGTATACGAGATGGTTCCACTGAAGTAGGAGTGGGAAGCTGTAACACGTAACCTGTGTTtgcctctgcagcagcaggcttTAGGCCTACATCTCCAGTCCTGCAACACAAGCAGGAcaatcatttaaatgttttatgttctttttaaaagtggATGCTCACattgaaacatgacaaaatgtttaatatAATGAGGTAAGTTTGTGCACGTGCAAGCAATCTCTGTGGGTCAAAAGCCAAATAAGGTAAAACGTACAGAGTTATTACTGAAGATTTAGCTTAGGATGAGTGACAAACTAAATGGAACTAAACTTACACTGACTCCTGGTCGAGTTCAATCTTACAAATAGCAGCAAGCTGGGCCATTTTGTTTGGGAAGTCACTGTTCACTGAGGAATCACCTGAAGACAGaagagtaaatttaaaaaaaagaaagaaaagaaaattaagaagCTTCATTGCATCATTCATAATAATTTGCTGGAgaaggaactttttttttaaatgaagaaatgtcTTTTCTGCTTACTCTTGACAGGACTGCTGGGGGCCGAGTTGATCTTGCGTCGATCATCCTGAATGCTCTTGGCGAGCTTTATGAGGGACGGGTGGCGAGTGAAGCTGCGTTTGGTCCCCGGTGACGAGAAGAGATTTTTGGCACAGTTGTCGGCAGACGCACGTGGTTCAAGTACGCCTTTCTTCTTGGGTGGGCATGCGGTTGAGGTGTTCTCCGAGTCTAGAGGAAGAGTTAAGTGCTAAGAAAACACAAACGCTACGACTACACCTTATAACTGAGGGCCAAATTTTCAGGGAGTTCTGGTGATACCTATGACTTGTGGGAAATCATCAAGGCCGACCCATTCGAACGCCGGTTTCCTCCCCCTTTCTTCTGCCACGTGAACTTTCTCAATGAGCTTCAGGCTTCGTAGCACATTAGCTATGTCGTACAGCCGCCGCACTTtggctgcaaacacacaaccaAACAGCGTTAATATCGACTAGTGAAgacacaaaacaggaaatacacatAATCAACATTTAAAACTTCATAAGATGCCTTTACCCCCACCTCAATCATAACTGTCATAGAGTTCATGCATTGTTCACATGTATGCCACGACGCAGTCTCGATTAACCTTgtaccaggggtgtcaaacataaggacCCGCCCAAGACTCCAATCTTGCCCAACTGGAGATGTTTGTAACACTTTCGACTTTTAAATTTTAGACTTTTAAGTCatacattttacagcttttcattCTCTCTTATCTCGCTCTACTGACAAAAGAACCCCCTATCAGAATTCATACTACACCaagtaaataagtaataatacaccgttaaatgacagaaagttattattattttcaaaatcTACTGTAGAAATTTGTGTtcacattaaacaaaacaaacaaacaaaaaaaaagaagaagaaattttgccaattatttttgtttttgtcatataATTAAAGGACATCTCAAAACATCTCAGAAATGTGTGTCAATAAATGTTTTCACACCATCAGAAAAACAAGTTTCACCAGTCTGGCCCACCTAGGATTAAAGTGAGCTGTACATGCCCCACaaagtaaaatgagtttgacatccttaCACTACACCTTATTTGGATGAGGCTCTGTACTCACTCTTGAACTTGTTCTTGTCTTGATCTGCTGCCTGGTCCTCTCCAATCAGGATCTTTGCAGCCACGTCCAGACTGACCACACGAGGATTAGACACCAGAAAGAGCATGACAAACTTTTGGCTCATCACACGCAGAGATTTGTCTTTCCTACTGTTGACAGAGGCTGGACAAGACATAGGACAATAAACACAAAGGTTTGTGTTTGAACCTAactgtttcattttgtattaGTATTTGTGTATCATCTCACAAAATTCAAAACGacaattttattgtttatataaaaacaaaatcttctcCACCTGCTTTGAACTCCACTCCTGGCAGCTCCACAAAGAAGAGCTCTTTCTGTCCGTGTTCTCCGTTCTCCAAGTCCACCACCGCCACCTCgttctccttctcctccccgTCAAAGTCAAACTCCTTTTCCACAAGGCGCTGGCGGATCTGCTGCATCTGCTGGCTGTACCGGTGTTCCTCGCCCACCTGCTTCAGAATGGCCAGAGTCTCAGCCAATTTGGTTCGGCCGTGCCAGGTGTAGCGGTTCTTTGCAGAGCGGCTCACCATGTGAAGACTCTCCAGCACGTTCATGATGTCATAAATGCGTCGGCGCTCCACATCTGTGAGCgtaggagaaaaaataaaatttcttaACTCATTAGGTAAAAGTAACTCATTggaggagaaaatgaaacaaaccaGAATAAGTTACGATcatggtgtttttgtgtgtgtttttttgcctAAAGCAGAACAAGTCAACTCAGATATGATGTATCATAAGAGCTATTGCTAAACAAAGTAAGTTAAGCAATCATTAGCTACAATCTATGAGCTTAATAGACATACTGAGCTCAGTGGCCACATCATCCAGGCAGATGTCATTGTTGAGGGCTGGGTTTGGGTAATCTGGATAACGTGCAAGGAACTTGTGACACAGAAGCCCCAGACTCTTCTCTTTTCTGCTAATCATTTTCTCTGACTCTTCTCCATTTTCAGGCTCctgtaaaaaaaagacaacagacaAGAACAGCTTTTTTACCATCTCAACATACCAGAAGATGCCTGTGACATCAGctctagtattttatttgtaccTGTGTAGATTCAAGACTATCCCGCCCATCGTTGTCCATACAGAGCTCCTTTTCTCGGTTTCTGATCTCAGGACTAGCAGCGCTGATGAGCATTTTGAGGTTGGAGGTCGGTGTCCAGGGATCAACTGAACCAACTTCCCTCCCTTTTTTAGGTGTGGTGAGGGGACCCATCGTGATCTGGTTGTCCACTAAGACACCACACGAACCAGTTAATGTCTTTggcgtttttgttgtttttaccaaTACCTGGGGTGCAACAAAACCACCATCCTGGTGAGAAAAGGAGAAGACATATTAAGATGCAAGCCTCATATTTCTTCTCTGGTTAATACTGAAatgtaagaataaaaaaatacgaATAAATTTTATCTAAACGTGGCCATATTACGCTGTACTTATTGAGCTTTGAATGAGACTTCTGGGTCAGTTTCCAAGTTAGCATAACAGTTCAATAAGGATCATATGAGCTATAGTTATCTAGGTATTACGTTACCTATGTTAACGGTATAGTTCAAAACAATCAAATACTTTAAGAAAAATCATATACAAAGGCAATTCACTTAAATAGCCATAAAAAATTAAACCTGCAAACCAGATTTCTTcgttattatatttataaatcttacttatgtatatatacatttttagagAATATCTTACCTCTTTTGGGGGTAAATATATTTGCCGGGGAACCGGCAGTGCAAACAATTATGAGTTTAATAATGTTCACGGTGTCAGTTTAACAAACACCATGACTTTTCTTCCTGGTAATTTTTGTCAAAGAAATCTTTTAAAACTGATCAAAACATGATTAATATTGGCGGTAACTGACGTACATTCCACCGAATCGCAGCCCCAACGGTAGGGCGGTACCGCCCTTTTTATCAGAAGCAGCCAATGAGAACGAGGCGCGAGGCAGCGGAGAGGAAGTTAATAGTGTCCCGCGCAGGTAAACAGTTTTTTGAAATCCTTGGCGCGGAACGTGCCTAAAGCAACAGTGACGGCTCGCTTTAACCTTTAACACGTTTTTGGCAAACAGTTAATAATTACTAAGTTCCACCATGAGGAACGATACTTTATTTTTATGCCGAGTCTGCTTTCCGGTGGAAAAACGTCCTACGGTTAAGGGTGGGCGTCACGTACGCCAGCTACGAGTGCCCACCGTCCGATAAGAAACAGTAAAACCGGATAAACAAGAAACATTTCAACCAAGCCCAACTGGCTTTCAAGAAACAATAAGGACCAAAGTTTAGGCTATAAGTTGTTAGCAAATCAACACATCTACGTACAGtgccagtggaaaaaaaatccaccaacATTTACTTTCCAGCCGTCTAGATCTCGTGTGTGCTTTAATAAAGCTCCCAAACCTTAGAGAAGTACATAAACAGACTCACCTAAATCCACGAAATGTGTCTCTCTCAAAGGAAACTTGACATCTTCGCAGTAGTATGTTATGGAGTCCAGGCAGTCTGGTCCGAGCGCCAATAAGGACTTTATTATGGGACTGCGCTTCTCTGCGTGCACAGAGGCGATAGAAACGTCAAAAATCATACAAAATTACTGCAAAGTTTGCGCGCCTCagctttctctcttcctctgccAGTAAGCAGTGGCCTTTTGGTCAACGTTACTACAGTTATGAAAAGTTTGCCCAGTTGTGTCGGTGACCGGCAACATTTGGCCCGCCCAGTACGAGTATGCGCGCTCACGTCACACCCGCCCCATACCTCTTGGCGGGGAGAAAGGCGGGCCCAAATCATCTGTAGCGTCACGTAACCTTTCACCTTCCGAGCAGGAAGTTCCATTTTAAAAGGAagttaaaatacaaacatttccttcattttcagtccaggttTTGTATGCAAATCATTCTCAGGGGAacgtgtttttctgttttttggggtACTCAATAATGATCTACTCAAGGATAAAAAATTCACTTAACTCAGGGGGTgacccagtgttgtgtctacacaaagcagaaaacttagcaaagaaccagttttaaatgcactttgctACTAGTAGCAGCCAagtaaacacatcatttgttctaATTTCTTTTGTGTATCtacgaaaaaaaaagagccaaatgtataacaggaataaaatagtatttttacgCCCACAGTGACTTCCAAAGAGGTGTTAGTCCCAAACTTGGCTTATCTCAACATGGCGGGAAGTTTGTCCTTCAAAAATCTTAGAAAACTTGACAAGTGGAgagcaaaagaagaagtgtcAGGCTTAAAACCGCATCTAGAGCAGATAAGCAGTATCTGAGAGTCATGTCCTGtagaaaaaggaataaaaatcaGTGACTGAGACCCAAGACTCAgaaatgttctcactgtaaaGGTTTCTGTCAATA comes from Astatotilapia calliptera chromosome 1, fAstCal1.2, whole genome shotgun sequence and encodes:
- the e2f8 gene encoding transcription factor E2F8 isoform X3, which produces MIFDVSIASVHAEKRSPIIKSLLALGPDCLDSITYYCEDVKFPLRETHFVDLVDNQITMGPLTTPKKGREVGSVDPWTPTSNLKMLISAASPEIRNREKELCMDNDGRDSLESTQEPENGEESEKMISRKEKSLGLLCHKFLARYPDYPNPALNNDICLDDVATELNVERRRIYDIMNVLESLHMVSRSAKNRYTWHGRTKLAETLAILKQVGEEHRYSQQMQQIRQRLVEKEFDFDGEEKENEVAVVDLENGEHGQKELFFVELPGVEFKAASVNSRKDKSLRVMSQKFVMLFLVSNPRVVSLDVAAKILIGEDQAADQDKNKFKTKVRRLYDIANVLRSLKLIEKVHVAEERGRKPAFEWVGLDDFPQVIDSENTSTACPPKKKGVLEPRASADNCAKNLFSSPGTKRSFTRHPSLIKLAKSIQDDRRKINSAPSSPVKSDSSVNSDFPNKMAQLAAICKIELDQESVTGDVGLKPAAAEANTGYVLQLPTPTSVEPSRIPLQPPTQEQAVNTTANPIPHALLAAQPSGSVAYIPAQCSPLIPVLLPQQRGSGPYAVYLNPSSLRSNPLARPQPTSLAVRSMTFEDKTGQSPNGQSAAKSHTAADASPSGVKRLRSELASEGSPSKAKRSDPTFKDTSPKLCEILQARLKARRVGQLTSRPSPRALHLDPEFVNTPGGAVANQTLEQSLELLLDREEKVANSDSEAGLTPVRAVPLTPRQLHAEVEVLKELQGSEDDLLVGVHLLIFFCSTLPIQTLIPAGYLIPISQQSLISYKEVQSSGAESNKISPPNIYQTPTAGSRPAPAQEITPTNLRLQRPANAASPQATQQAHRLNSPSPAILNFTLQNLGLISSSSPGSAFATPQTPERANTLTSPLPSPLTLQQRAMVFIKPLSPVHIQQTVSPHQVALIGVQQPLMATPKGSGVPQHSFFHTPVSLSPLAAVVNTAGQSSTKTVHIPQRKLDVTTDES
- the e2f8 gene encoding transcription factor E2F8 isoform X1 yields the protein MGPLTTPKKGREVGSVDPWTPTSNLKMLISAASPEIRNREKELCMDNDGRDSLESTQEPENGEESEKMISRKEKSLGLLCHKFLARYPDYPNPALNNDICLDDVATELNVERRRIYDIMNVLESLHMVSRSAKNRYTWHGRTKLAETLAILKQVGEEHRYSQQMQQIRQRLVEKEFDFDGEEKENEVAVVDLENGEHGQKELFFVELPGVEFKAASVNSRKDKSLRVMSQKFVMLFLVSNPRVVSLDVAAKILIGEDQAADQDKNKFKTKVRRLYDIANVLRSLKLIEKVHVAEERGRKPAFEWVGLDDFPQVIDSENTSTACPPKKKGVLEPRASADNCAKNLFSSPGTKRSFTRHPSLIKLAKSIQDDRRKINSAPSSPVKSDSSVNSDFPNKMAQLAAICKIELDQESVTGDVGLKPAAAEANTGYVLQLPTPTSVEPSRIPLQPPTQEQAVNTTANPIPHALLAAQPSGSVAYIPAQCSPLIPVLLPQQRGSGPYAVYLNPSSLRSNPLARPQPTSLAVRSMTFEDKTGQSPNGQSAAKSHTAADASPSGVKRLRSELASEGSPSKAKRSDPTFKDTSPKLCEILQARLKARRVGQLTSRPSPRALHLDPEFVNTPGGAVANQTLEQSLELLLDREEKVANSDSEAGLTPVRAVPLTPRQLHAEVEVLKELQGSEDDLLVGVHLLIFFCSTLPIQTLIPAGYLIPISQQSLISYKEVQSSGAESNKISPPNIYQTPTAGSRPAPAQEITPTNLRLQRPANAASPQATQQAHRLNSPSPAILNFTLQNLGLISSSSPGSAFATPQTPERANTLTSPLPSPLTLQQRAMVFIKPLSPVHIQQTVSPHQVALIGVQQPLMATPKGSGVPQHSFFHTPVSLSPLAAVVNTAGQSSTKTVHIPQRKLDVTTDES
- the e2f8 gene encoding transcription factor E2F8 isoform X2, producing MGPLTTPKKGREVGSVDPWTPTSNLKMLISAASPEIRNREKELCMDNDGRDSLESTQEPENGEESEKMISRKEKSLGLLCHKFLARYPDYPNPALNNDICLDDVATELNVERRRIYDIMNVLESLHMVSRSAKNRYTWHGRTKLAETLAILKQVGEEHRYSQQMQQIRQRLVEKEFDFDGEEKENEVAVVDLENGEHGQKELFFVELPGVEFKAASVNSRKDKSLRVMSQKFVMLFLVSNPRVVSLDVAAKILIGEDQAADQDKNKFKTKVRRLYDIANVLRSLKLIEKVHVAEERGRKPAFEWVGLDDFPQVIDSENTSTACPPKKKGVLEPRASADNCAKNLFSSPGTKRSFTRHPSLIKLAKSIQDDRRKINSAPSSPVKSDSSVNSDFPNKMAQLAAICKIELDQESVTGDVGLKPAAAEANTGYVLQLPTPTSVEPSRIPLQPPTQEQAVNTTANPIPHALLAAQPSGSVAYIPAQCSPLIPVLLPQQRGSGPYAVYLNPSSLRSNPLARPQPTSLAVRSMTFEDKTGQSPNGQSAAKSHTAADASPSGVKRLRSELASEGSPSKAKRSDPTFKDTSPKLCEILQARLKARRVGQLTSRPSPRALHLDPEFVNTPGGAVANQTLEQSLELLLDREEKVANSDSEAGLTPVRAVPLTPRQLHAETLIPAGYLIPISQQSLISYKEVQSSGAESNKISPPNIYQTPTAGSRPAPAQEITPTNLRLQRPANAASPQATQQAHRLNSPSPAILNFTLQNLGLISSSSPGSAFATPQTPERANTLTSPLPSPLTLQQRAMVFIKPLSPVHIQQTVSPHQVALIGVQQPLMATPKGSGVPQHSFFHTPVSLSPLAAVVNTAGQSSTKTVHIPQRKLDVTTDES